The sequence below is a genomic window from Candidatus Omnitrophota bacterium.
CCAGAGTCCTGGCTCCGGCGGCCTTCCCGCTCTCAATATCATGACGCGTGTCCCCAATCACAACGGCCTTGGCTGCTTCGTCGCCGATCTGGTGGCGCCCGCGATCCACTGCCAATCGGGTGAGTTCATCACGGCTCTCGGAATCCGAGCCGTACCCGCCGAACTTGAAATACTGATCGATTTGACCGCGCCTCAGTTTGAGGAAGGCGCCCCGCTCCAGATTTCCTGTAGCTAATCCCAAAACAACGCCGGGAATCTCAGAGAGTTTGGCCAAAAGCTCTTCCACACCGGGCAGAATCCGGTATTCGGCACTATCCAATTCATCCACGAGAATTTCCAAGTAAGTTGTGGTGAGCGCATGCAACTCGCCGGCCACACACTCCCCGCCCAAGAGTTGGCGGTACTTGTTCCGGAAGATGGCGGGATCCGTTCGCCCGGCCACCTGATCGAGCTCCAAATCCCCTGTCACACCGTAAAGCTTCTCAAAAGCGCGCGCCACCGAGCGCATACCCGCTCCTCCGGTGTTGATAAGGGTTCCGTCAATGTCGAACAGGACAATCGTTTTCATGGCCAACCATTCTAACACATTGCCTAGGCGCTCAACGTATGGTAGCTTATGCAAAATTGAGAGGCATGTTTCTTGAAAATTATCGACATTCATCGCCACAGTTTGGTCGGAGAAGACAGACGTATCTCCCCTAAAGGAGTCGAGGTCGTTCAGGCT
It includes:
- a CDS encoding HAD hydrolase-like protein; translation: MKTIVLFDIDGTLINTGGAGMRSVARAFEKLYGVTGDLELDQVAGRTDPAIFRNKYRQLLGGECVAGELHALTTTYLEILVDELDSAEYRILPGVEELLAKLSEIPGVVLGLATGNLERGAFLKLRRGQIDQYFKFGGYGSDSESRDELTRLAVDRGRHQIGDEAAKAVVIGDTRHDIESGKAAGARTL